The following proteins come from a genomic window of Miscanthus floridulus cultivar M001 chromosome 2, ASM1932011v1, whole genome shotgun sequence:
- the LOC136518187 gene encoding transcriptional adapter ADA2, translating to MGRSRGVPNSGDDDTGHRSKRRRVSSGGDAPDSISAAIGGAGEGGGKKALYHCNYCNKDISGKIRIKCSKCPDFDLCVECFSVGAEVTPHRSNHPYRVMDNLSFPLICPDWNADEEILLLEGIEMYGLGNWLEVAEHVGTKSKLQCIDHYTTAYMNSPCYPLPDMSHVNGKNRKELLAMAKVQGESKKGTSLLPGELTPKAESPFSPSRVKVEDALGEGPAGRSPSHIAVGANKKASNVGQIKDGANVSKVEDGHVDRSVGVKKPRYSADEGPSLTELSGYNAKRHEFDPEYDNDAEQALAEMEFKETDSETDRELKLRVLRIYLSRLDERKRRKEFILERNLLFPNPLEKDLTNEDREVYHRYKVFMRFLSREEHEALIRSVIEERKIRRRIQELQECRSAGCRTLAEAKVHIEQKMKKEYELNARKAKESSQLIANNKSVQKMNRPMKIESDGNLDPKKGGAGLDSPKATGLTSGKQWDDWDIVGLPGAELLSASEKLLCCQNRLLPSHYLRMQEVLMQEIFKGSVLKKEDAHVLFKVDPTKVDSVYDMVTKKLGNHEEAPTV from the exons ATGGGGCGGTCGCGAGGGGTGCCGAATTCCGGCGACGACGACACCGGACACAG GTCGAAGCGGAGGAGGGTCTCCTCGGGCGGGGATGCGCCCGACTCCATTTCAGCCGCCATCGGGGGAGCTGGAGAGGGAGGGGGCAAGAAGGCGCTGTACCACTGCAACTACTGCAACAAGGACATCTCCGGTAAGATACGGATCAAGTGCTCCAAGTGCCCTGACTTCGACCTCTGCGTGGAGTGCTTCTCTGTTGGCGCTGAAGTTACCCCACACCGCAGCAACCATCCTTACAGAGTCATG GACAACCTGTCTTTCCCACTTATTTGCCCGGATTGGAATGCAGATGAAGAAATTCTCCTCCTTGAG GGAATTGAAATGTATGGTCTGGGAAACTGGCTTGAAGTGGCAGAGCATGTTGGTACCAAGTCTAAGTTACAGTGTATTGATCATTACACTACAGCATACATGAACTCACCTTGTTATCCCCTCCCG GATATGTCTCATGTTAATGGCAAGAACAGGAAGGAGCTTCTAGCTATGGCTAAAGTGCAGGGTGAGAGTAAAAAAG GGACTTCGCTGTTACCTGGAGAACTGACTCCTAAGGCTGAATCTCCATTTTCTCCCTCCAGGGTCAA GGTGGAAGATGCACTTGGAGAAGGTCCAGCAGGTCGATCACCTTCACACATAGCTGTTG GTGCAAATAAAAAAGCTTCAAATGTGGGACAGATTAAAGATGGTGCTAATGTATCAAAAGTCGAAG ATGGTCATGTTGATAGAAGTGTTGGTGTGAAGAAGCCCAGATATTCTGCAGATGAAGGCCCTTCGTTGACTGAACTGAGTGGATACAATGCAAAGAGACACGAGTTTGACCCTGAGTATGACAATGATGCCGAACAAGCGCTTGCTGAGATGGAATTTAAAGAAACTGATTCGGAAACCGATCGTGAACTGAAACTCCGTGTGCTGCGTATTTATCTGTCCAG gcttgatgaaagaaaaaggaGAAAGGAGTTCATATTGGAAAGAAATTTATTGTTCCCTAATCCCTTGGAGAAAGATCTGACAAATGAAGACAGGGAAGTTTACCATCGCTATAAGGTCTTCATGCGTTTTCTTTCCAGGGAGGAACATGAAGCCCTCATTAGGAGTGTCATTGAGGAGCGAAAAATTCGGAGGAGAATTCAAGAACTCCAG GAATGTCGTTCTGCTGGGTGCCGCACACTAGCTGAAGCAAAGGTACACATAGAGCAAAAGATGAAAAAGGAATACGAGCTGAATGCCCGAAAAGCTAAGGAGAGCAGCCAGCTTATTGCAAATAATAAATCGGTACAAAAGATGAATCGACCTATGAAAATTGAATCTGATGGGAATTTGGATCCAAAGAAAGGTGGCGCTGGCTTAGATTCTCCTAAAGCTACAGGACTTACAAGTGGTAAGCAGTGGGACGACTGGGATATAGTTGGTCTTCCTGGGGCAGAGCTATTAAGTGCTAGC GAAAAGCTTCTATGTTGTCAGAACAGATTGCTACCCAGTCATTACCTGAGAATGCAGGAGGTGTTGATGCAGGAGATATTCAAGGGTAGTGTCCTAAAGAAGGAAGACGCCCATGTCTTATTTAAGGTTGATCCTACCAAAGTAGATAGTGTTTATGATATGGTAACGAAAAAGCTGGGCAACCATGAGGAGGCGCCAACTGTCTAG